A genomic region of Aspergillus oryzae RIB40 DNA, chromosome 1 contains the following coding sequences:
- a CDS encoding tetratricopeptide repeat protein (predicted protein), producing MDARPRFGELRSPSHDTLRSGLPSPRIEHFDGEIPPTLSPLDAFAAQGRLLAKQLEESARRDRRMSRLPPASVARSLSQPRPGYFRSPSSNDSSRSGRGNDLTRQPTLKANPELEEPKFRPQSEHPRLSGVPNFANGDALHDDANRTLENEPQVVSSEEDFLEATQTGSSQEDTAKGVVPEAPTRFYAASPPSMALTGSPGNSLTDAASSRLNIPRGLAPPVSPRSRPSSSNRALQPESSDDDYSSSTAGSTFSKPRKLSSCSATSLPQSPMTSMNRSHRRSPSLNSEASNNGGHPPRPSYNFSRPLSRSSTSLSAPVPTGTSEQTQGTKPRGSKPQPIVVPSVADMAKSMREEPSSAVSYTYAKYPLPRGRQVSRDSVVFSGLHTPHFEWQEPLFESPDQLSATGPPRSSRTPSPPPSRHSVSSKKARSMYDSPAFGRQLLTPEMLPSAPQVPASPEARRSSEAASTDQPVLGEPALSSSPTPSSAPAPEAPTNEEATDVTSSADSASTVRPQTAKTNASSAVITADEHVTKGIECHEKGSLQESTYHLRVAAKQDHPTGMLLYALACRHGWGMRPNQQEGVRWLRKAVDSVGLELMDDSNPAMPSRVRELQKAYRAQFALSIYELGVSHLNGWGIEQDKSLALRCFEVAGQWGDTDALVEAGYCYSEGIGCKKDLKKAAKFYRQAEAKGVNMVGNSWIHKDKYLSDENPNTGSRGRGRHGGTPDKKQRSKSRTRSLFHRKKSTAAEA from the exons CTCGCAGAGACCGGCGCATGAGCAGGCTCCCTCCGGCCAGTGTTGCACGGTCGTTATCGCAACCTCGGCCGGGCTACTTCCGCTCTCCATCCTCAAACGATTCTTCGCGGAGTGGGCGAGGAAATGATCTCACGAGGCAGCCAACGCTGAAGGCCAACcctgagctggaggagccCAAGTTCCGTCCCCAGTCCGAACATCCTCGTCTGAGTGGCGTGCCGAACTTTGCCAACGGAGATGCTCTTCATGATGATGCGAACAGGACCCTAGAGAATGAACCGCAAGTGGTAAGCTCGGAGGaggactttcttgaagctaCGCAGACCGGGTCGTCACAAGAGGATACAGCTAAAGGTGTCGTGCCAGAAGCGCCCACTCGCTTCTATGCCGCCTCCCCCCCTAGTATGGCTCTGACAGGATCGCCTGGAAATTCGTTGACCGATGCTGCCTCCTCTCGACTCAATATTCCACGTGGCCTCGCGCCACCGGTTTCGCCACGATCGAGGCCTTCGAGCAGTAATAGGGCTTTGCAACCCGAGAGCTCGGATGATGACTATAGCAGTTCGACTGCGGGCTCGACCTTTTCGAAGCCGAGGAAGTTATCATCCTGTAGCGCTACGTCACTGCCACAGTCACCCATGACTTCTATGAACCGGTCTCATCGACGCTCGCCCTCTCTGAACTCAGAGGCTTCGAACAATGGCGGTCATCCTCCACGTCCGTCATACAACTTCTCACGCCCCCTCAGTCGGTCCAGCACCAGCCTGTCAGCCCCCGTGCCGACAGGAACTTCCGAGCAGACACAGGGGACAAAGCCTCGAGGTTCGAAGCCTCAGCCGATTGTGGTACCCTCAGTGGCTGATATGGCCAAATCCATGCGCGAGGAACCATCATCTGCCGTGTCGTATACTTATGCCAAGTACCCACTTCCCCGCGGACGCCAGGTTTCTAGGGATTCCGTTGTTTTCTCCGGCCTGCACACTCCTCACTTTGAGTGGCAGGAGCCGCTCTTCGAGAGTCCGGATCAGCTGAGCGCCACTGGGCCTCCACGGTCTTCGCGAACCCCGTCACCTCCGCCGTCGCGTCATTCTGTATCGTCTAAGAAAGCACGCTCCATGTATGACTCTCCAGCATTCGGGCGGCAATTACTCACACCGGAGATGCTCCCCTCTGCCCCGCAAGTACCGGCCTCTCCTGAGGCTCGCCGTTCTTCCGAAGCTGCATCGACGGATCAACCGGTCTTAGGTGAACCTGCTCTTTCAAGCTCACCTACCCCCTCAAGTGCACCTGCCCCCGAGGCGCCTACTAATGAGGAGGCAACTGATGTcacttcttctgcagacTCTGCATCGACTGTCCGGCCACAAACCGCCAAGACCAATGCATCTTCCGCCGTCATTACAGCCGACGAGCATGTGACTAAAGGGATTGAGTGCCATGAGAAAGGATCATTGCAAGAATCCACCTACCATCTCCGCGTTGCAGCGAAGCAGGATCATCCGACTGGCATGCTCTTATATGCTTTGGCTTGTCGACATGGTTGGGGCATGCGGCCCAATCAGCAGGAGGGTGTTCGGTGGTTGCGCAAAGCCGTGGACTCTGTCGGGCTAGAGTTGATGGATGATTCCAACCCGGCCATGCCAAGTCGGGTGAGGGAATTGCAGAAAGCATACCGTGCCCAATTTGCCCTCAGTATCTACGAGCTTGGCGTGAGCCATCTAAATGGATGGGGCATTGAGCAGGATAAATCGTTAGCACTGCGTTGCTTTGAGGTTGCTGGCCAATGGGGAGATACGGATGCGCTTGTGGAGGCAGGATATTGTTATTCAGAGGGCATTGGTTGCAAGAAGGATCTGAAAAAGGCAGCCAAATTCTACCGCCAGGCCGAAGCAAAAGGCGTGAACATGGTTGGAAACAGCTG GATCCACAAAGACAAGTACCTCTCTGATGAGAATCCCAATACCGGATCGCGTGGCCGCGGCCGTCACGGTGGGACACCTGACAAGAAGCAGCGTAGCAAATCTCGGACACGCAGTCTTTTCCACCGCAAAAAGTCTACTGCGGCCGAAGCCTAG